CGCCGCCCAGCGCCAGCACCGCCCCCTCGGCGCGGCCCTTCGCGATATAGCCCAGAACGCGCGCCTGCTGGTCGGTGGTGACCAAGGGCCCCATCGTCGTCGCGGGATCGAGCGGGTCGCCGAGGATGAAATTCTGCTTTGCCGTGGCGATGAATTTCTCGACAAAGGCGTCGTGCAATTCCCGCGCCACAAGGATGCGCGAGCCCGCGTTGCAGACCTCGCCCTGATTGCCGAAGATGCCGTTCACCGCATAGGTCGCGGCGGTGTCCAGATCGTCCCAGTCGCCCAGAATGATCTGCGGGGTCTTGCCGCCGCATTCGGTCGTCACGCGCTTCATGTTCGACTGACCGGCATAGATCATCAGAAGCTTGCCGACCTCGGTCGAGCCGGTGAAGGCGATCTTGTCGACATCCATGTGCAGCGCCAGCGCCTTGCCCGCCTCCTCGCCCAGACCCTGGACAACGTTCAAGACGCCGGGCGGACCGCCCGCCTCGATGAACAACTCGGCCAGCAGACAGGCCGAAAGCGGCGATTGCTCGGCCGGTTTCAGCACCACCGAATTGCCGGTGGCGAGCGCCGGGCCCAGCTTCCACGCCGCCATCATCAGCGGATAGTTCCAGGGCGTGATGATGCCGACGACGCCGAGCGGCTGATTGAGGATGTAATGCAGCGCGGTCGTCGCCGTCGCCGTCACCTGACCGTGGAACTTGTCGATCGATTCCCCGAAGAACTTGATCGTCGTGGCCGAAAAGGGCACGTCGATGTTCATCATGTCCATCACCGGCTTGCCCATGTCGAGGCTGTCAAGGACGGCGAATTCCTCGCCATGCGCCTCGATCAGCGCGGCGAATTTCTCCAGCACCGCCATGCGGGCGCGCGGCTCCATCTTTGACCAGACGCCGGAGCGAAAGACCTTGCGGGCGACCGACACGGCGCGGTCGATCTCGGCCTGACCGCCGCGGGCGACCTCGGCCAGAACGGCGCCATTGGCCGGGTTGATCGTCTGGAAGGTGCGGCCATCGGCCGAGGGCAGATAGTCGCCGCCGATGAAGTGGCGGGTGCGCAGCGTCAGCTTTTCGGCAAGCCCCTGCCAATAGGCCAAGGTGGTATCGGTCATGGTGTTCTCCCTGTGGTTATTTGCGGTCGCGCAGCAGCCCGACCGAGAGGATGATGAGCAGAAGCGAGACCAGAACGATCAGCGAGCCGATGGCGTTGATCTCGGGGGTGATGCCACGGCGCAGCGTGGAATAGATGTAGATGGGCAGGGTGATGTCGCGCCCGGTCAGGAAATAGGTCACCGGGATCTCGTCAAAGCTGAGGGTGAAGCTGAGAAGCCCCGCGCCAAGGATCGCCGGCCGGATCGCGGGCAGGGTGACGCGAAAGAAGGTCTCGACCGGCCCGGCGCCCAGATCGGCCGAGGCCTCCAGCAGCCGGTGATCGGTCTTGGCGAGCCGCGCCATCACCTGGCTGACGACCACCCCCAGCAGCGCCGTCGCATGGCCGATCACCACCGCGGTCAGGCTTTGGGGAATGCCGATCTGCTTGTAGAAATTCAGCATCGCGATGCCGGTCACCAGCCCCGGCAGGCTGAGCGGCAAGAGGATCGCATTGCGGAACAGCCCCTTGCCCGGGAAGTCGTGACGATCCAGCACAAGGGCCGCCAGCGTGCCGATGGTCAGCGTCAGGCCGGTGGCGCAGGTGGCGACGATCAGGCTGTTTTTCAGCGCCGTCAGCATCTGCGCATTGGCGAAGACCGCCTGATACCAATGCCAGGTGAAGCCCGACAGCGGGAAGGAGGTCACCTTGCTGTCGTTGAAGGAAAAGACGACGAGCACGACGATCGGCAGGTAAAGGAAAGCGAGCACGCCAAAGACGAAGCCGACCATCCCCTTTTGCCACCACAAAAGCTGTTTCATCGCCGCCCCCTATCGCAGATTGCGCGCCGAGGCGCGTTCGGCCCAGCCGGTGAGGCCCAGGATCGCCAGCACCATGATCAGCACGAGCGTGGCGAGCGCAGACCCAAGCGGCCAGTTCAGCGCCGCGCCGAATTGCGTTTGCAGCAGGTTCGCCACCATCGTCCCATCGGGGCCGCCGACCAGCACAGGGGCGACGAAATCGCCGAAACTCAGGCAAAAGGTCATCATCGCCCCCGCCACCACCCCGCCCAGCGACAGGGGCGCGATCACATGGGCAAAGGTACCCAAAGGCCCGATGCCAAGGTCTTCCGACGCCTCGATCAGCCCCTTGGGGATGTTTTCCAGCACGGCATAGATCGGCATCACCATGAAGGGCACGAAGATATAGGTGAGCGTGATCACCATCGCCGTCTGGTTATAAAGGAAGGCATCGAGCGGCGTGTCGATCAGCCCAAGCCAGATCAGCGCGGAATTGAGCGCGCCATCGGTGCCCAGAATGATCTTCCAAGTATAGGCGCGCAGCAGGTAGCTGACCCAGAGCGGCACGATCACCGCCATGTAGATCAGGTTGCGCAGCCGGTCGGAGCGGATGGTGAAGACCAGAAAATAGGCCAGCGGATAGCCCAGGATCAGCGCGCAGGCGGTGACCATCGCTGCGATCTTCAGCGTGCGCAGGATCACCGTGGTATATTGCGGGTCCGAGAACAGCTGGACGTAGTTGCCGAACTGGAAATCGGGGACGAAAAGCGGGAATTGCCGGGTCCAGAAACCGACCGCGATCATCAGCAGATAGGGCACGATCAGAAGCAGCAGCGCCCAGCCCAGCGGCAGCGAGAAAAGCCCCGCCGTCAGCAGCATCGAAGCGGAGGGGCGTTTCATGCCGCCACCTTGGCAAACAGCATGACGTCCTCGGGGGCAACGGCAAAGCGGATCGGCTGCCCCGGCATCAGCGCATCGGCGGAAAGCGCCGCGCCGCGCGGCAGCTGCGCAAAGGCCGGTTGCGTCGCGCCATCGGGCAGGAATTCCAGCCTTATGCTGTCACCGTGGAAAAGCGTGTCGACCACCCTGCCCTGCAGCAGATTGTCGCCCGCGGCGGGGCGCAGATGTTCGGGGCGAATGCCGATCAGAACATCCGTGCCCGGATGGAAGCCGCCATTGCCCGCGGTCTTGCGGCGCAGCTTCGCGCCGCCCGGCAGGGACATCACGTCAAACCCGGCCTCGCGCCCCTCGTAGCGCGCCTCGATCAGGTTCGTCGCGCCGATGAAATCGGCGACATAGGGCGTCGCCGGGCGGTCATACAAATCGTTCGGCGTGCCGATCTGGCGGATCCGCCCGGCCTCCATCACCACGATCCGGTTCGAGAGCGCCAAAGCCTCGGTCTGATCATGCGTGACCATGAGGAAGGTGATGCCCAATTCCCGGTGCAGCCGCTTCAGTTCGACCTGCATCACCTCGCGCAGTTTCACATCGAGCGCCGAGAGCGGCTCATCCAGAAGCAGCACCCGCGGCTTGCGGATCAGCGCCCGCGCCATCGCCACGCGCTGCTTTTGCCCGCCCGACAGCGCGCCGGGGCGCTTGCCGCCCATCTGGCTCAGCCCGACCATTTCAAGCACTTCGGCCACCTGGCGGGGAATGTCGGAGCGCGCGACGGTCGAGCCGCGCACGGTCAGCCCGTAGGCGACATTTTCCGCCACCGTCATATGCGGAAAGAGCGCGTAATCCTGAAACACCGTGTTCACCGGGCGGCGATAGGGCGGATTGCTGGTCACATCCTGCCCGGCAATGCCGATCTTGCCGGTGGTGGGCAGCTCAAACCCGCCAATGAGGCGCAGCGTCGTCGTCTTGCCGCAGCCCGAGGGGCCAAGCAGGGTGACGAATTCGCCCTCGCCGATGGAGAAGCTGGTTTCGTGCAGCGCCTTGAAACTGCCGAAGGATTTGGTGACGCCGTCGAGCGTCACGATAGGGCGTGCGGACATGGGCCAATCCTGTGCGATGCGGAAGGGGGCGACCCCGGGCGTTCCGGGGCCGCTGATCTGGGTCGAAAGGGGGAAGCGGCCTCAGGGCGCCGCTTTCACCGCGTTCCAGACCTCGAGATATTTGTCGAGCCGCACCGGCTGTTGCCACATCACCAGGCTTTTGACGAAGTCGATGTTGTCGACCTTGCGCTCTGCCTTCATCGCCGCATCCATGCAGGCGGACACCGCACCCGGGTTCACCGGGAAATAGCCGGTCGATTTGGCGATGCCGCACTGACCCTCGGGCGATTGCATGTAGGACATGAACTTGACCGCACATTCCTGGTTCGGCGTGCCCTTGACCAGCATCATCGAATCCATCCAGCCCTCGGCCTTTTCCTTCGGCGAGAATTCGGCCACGGTGAAGCCCTTGCCCAGCGCGTTCACGTCCTTGGAGGTCAGCCCCGTCCAGGCGTTCGAAACCCAGACCTCGTTATTGGCCATCAGATCGGTCAGCTCGCCCGCGCTTGACCAGTATTTGCGGATCAACGGCTTTTGCGCGATCAGCTTGGCCTTGACCGCCTCCAGTTCCGCGTCGCTCAGATCGAAGATGTTCTCAAAGCCCAGATAGCGCGCCGTCCAGTAGATCGCCGATTTGTCGTCCCAAAGCGAGATCTTGCCCTTGTAGGCCGGGTCGAACAGCAGGCCGATGGAATCGGGCGTGCCGGTGACCTTGTCGGGGCGGTAGATCACCGAGACCGAGCCCCAGATCAGCGGCACCGCCCAGGTTTCGCCTTCGACCACGATCTCGGGATGTTTGGCGAACTCGGGATAGATGCCCTCGGCTCCGGTCACCGTGGCGGGGTCGACCGGATCGACGAAGCCCGCCAGCCGCATCATCGACACCGTGTCGAGCGAGGGGGTGATGACGTCATAGACGCCGCCGCCCGCCGCAAGCTTGGCCGCGAAATCGTCGTTCGAGCCGACATAGGTGGCGCTGACGGCGCAGCCCGAGGCCTCTTCGAAGGGTTTGAGGAAGGACGGGTCGGCATAGCCTTCCCAGGTGAGGATGTTCAGCTCGCCCGCCGCCGCGCCAAGCGGCAGGGTGGCAAGCGCGAACGCGGTCAGCGCCCGCGCGGTCCGTCTCCGAGTCATGGGGTTTCACTCCTTGTTGGTTGCGTGTCGCGTGACCTGTTCATCTTGCGGATCAGGGTCGCGACATCGATGCCGAGCGCCTTTGCGGCGCTTCGCTTGCTTCCGTGGTCGGCCACGGAATTCTCGATGGTCCGGATTTCGAATTCCCGGACCAGATCCTTGAGCGGCAGCCCGGTCCGGTCGGGGACCGGCGCGGCGGCCATGTCCCGGGCGGGCGGCAGATGCGCGGGCTCGGCCGTGGTCCCGGCGCAAAGCGCGGCGCAGCGCAGGGCCGCGATCGCCTCGCGCAGGTTGCCGGGCAGCGGCCGGGCGGCGAGCGCCTTGACGAACCGCGCCGAAAGCGCCAGCGGACGCGGCCGGGCCCGGTTGATCTCGGCCAGCCAGGCGTCGAGGAAAGGCGCCAGAAAGGCGGGCTCGGCGCGCAGCGGCGGCAGGGTCAGGGTCAGGTCGCAAAGCCGGAAATAAAGCGCCTCGGGCAGCGTGCCATTGGCGCAAAGCGGCCAGAGCGGCTGCGTGGCGGTGGACACGATCCGGGTGCCGCCGCTGTCCAGAACCGCATCGAGCGTCGCCAGAAGCCGCCCGGCCAGCGCCGGGGGCAGCAGATCGACTGCTTCCAGAACCAGCGTGCCGCCCGCCGCCGCCTCGATCCGGCCGATGCGGCCGGGATCGGTGGCGCCGGTGCCGAAAAGCTCTGCCTCGAAGCTGGCGGGATCGAGCGCGGCACAGAAGATCGTCGCCACCGGCGCCCCCTGCCCGGCCAGAGCACGGGTCAGAAGTGTCGTCTTGCCGGTGCCGGTCTCGCCCGAAAGATGCACCGTCAGCCCCTGCGCCAGGGCGCCCTCGAGCCGCTCGGCCAGCGCCTGCCGCGCCGGGCTGGTGACAAAGGGCGCCTGCGGCGCCAGATCGCGCGCCAGCCGGAACTGGCCCCGCGCCGGGCTGGCCACCGGATGCGCCCCCAACTCGCGCAGCGTCAGCAGCGCCGCATAGGGATCGTCGTCCTGCCGCAGGATCGAGAGCTGCGCGCTGACCGCCCGCCCCGAGGGCAGCGTGCCCGTGGTCTCGGTCCGCCGCAGCCGGATCAGCCCCTCGGACAGATCCGCCGCCAGCCGCCCGGTGCCGCGCAGATGCCGCGCGAGATCCGCGCCCAGAAGATCGGCCCGGGTCGCGCGCAAGAGCCGCTCCATCGGCGCATTGACCAGACGGATCCGCCCGTCCAGCTCGACCAGCGCCGCGCCATCGGTCAAGCCGTTGAGAAAACTGGGAAACCCCGGATCGTCGATGAAGCCCGGACGACGACGACCCAGCCCGGCCTGGGGTTCGCTGCGATAAAACCTCATGCCGGTTCCCCCGCCGATGCGCGTCGCCGCGCGGTCTTGCGGCGGCCGCGCAGAACGTAACGGCGCGGCCCCTCGGGCATCAGCGTGACCCGGAAAAGCCAGGCCGCGCGGGGGTGATCGGGCTCGCGCAGCGCCAGTTCGGTCTCCGCCTCGCTGTCCTCCAGCGCCGCGCTGCACAGCCGCGCAAAGGCTTGCCGCGTCGCGGCCAGACTGTCGAAGGGCGCCCCCAGCAGCCCGCTGCCGCCCAGCGCGCGCTCGGCCGCGGCGTTGGTCGCCAGCACAAGCCCGGCCTCGGAAAGGACAAAGATCGGATCGGGCACGGCGCCCAGGATGTCGCGCATCACCTCGGCCTCGGCGCTGATCGCGCGTTCGCGGGCGCGGCTTGGCCCGATGTCGCGGGTGGTGCCCCAAAGCCGGATCAGCTGATCGTCGCGGATCAGGGCGCGGAAATCGTTTTCCACCAGCATCGGCGTGCCGTCATGGCGCTGGTCGATCGCCTGCGCACCATCCAGCCGGTAGCCCATCCGCACCAGATCGCGGATCATCGCCCGGTTGACCGGCGTTTCGGGAAAGTAGCGGCTGACCGGCTGGGTGTTGAAATCCTGATCGGCGGGCACGGCGTAAAGCGCCGCCATCGCATCGTTGCAGGCCCGCCAGCGCGCGCGGTTGCGAAACACCTGATCGACGATCTCGTCTTCGGGGCGGCGCAGATCGACCGGGTCCAGAAAATCGATGCACCAGCAGGCGTCGCGGGCGGCATCGATCATCTGCGACAGGATCTCGAGCCGGTCGAGCGGTTCGGCAAAGGCCGCAGGCAGCGGCTCGGTCAGGCGCAGCACGAACAGCCAAAGCCCGCCGCCGTCCCGGGGGGCGCAGTGCAGGGCGGCCGGAAGCTCCTCTGCCTGCAGCCGGGCGACAAAGCCCTGCGGCGCCGGTTCCCTGCCCGCGCAGATCGCCGCCAGCCGGTCGGCCGCCTCGGCGGCGAACAGATCCGAAAGCGCCCCCCCGGCCGCCAGACCCCGTGCCGCCAGCCAAAGCGCGGCCGCAGGATTGGCCGCGCGGGCGGTGCCGGGGGCGGCAAGCGCCAGCACCGGCAGCGGCAGATCGGCAAAGGCGGGGGGGCTGTGTGTCATGGCGCCGTCGGTCAGGGTTCATTTCCCCCGAGGATGCGACCTCCCGTCGCAGCGGCAATCGAAATTGCGCGATCCCGGCACGCTTTCGGATTTTCGCTGCGATATTGCGCATCTTTCGCAGCGATATTGCATTTTCCCGCGGGGAAACCGCCGCAACGGGTCGAAAAATCCGGCACAGGCGGCGATGATGCCCGCGCGGCAGCGCAGAAGCGGCACCGCCTGTGCGGGCCGCAGCGCAGCGCCCGACGGGATCACGGACAGGGGATTCGGCGCAGGCGTCCGTCGGCGCCGGCTCAGCGGCCGGTCAGCCGGTTCGCCAGCCGCGCAAGGGGAGAGGTCCGCGGATCGCCGCCCGCCGCCTCTTGCCGGTCGGCCAGAGCGTAAAGCTGATACATCCCGTGCACGCCCAGCCAGCGCAGCGGCTCGGGCTCCCATTTGCGCGGATGCCGGTTGACCCAGGGCAGCCCGGTCCGGTCCGTGTCGCGCCCAAGCACCAGATCGGCCAGCGTCCGCCCGGCCAGATTGGCGGTGGAAACCCCCAGCCCGACATAGCCCCCCGCCCAGCCGATCCCGGTCGCCGGGTCCAGCCCGACCGTCGCGCACCAGTCCCGCGGCACGCCCAGCACGCCGCACCAGGCATGATCCAGCCGCAGCCCCCGCACCTGCGGCAGCATGCGATAGAGGATCTCGGTCAGCTTCGCGATCGTCGCGGCCTGGGTCTGCCCGTTCCGGTCGGTGCGCGAAGCGAAGCGATAGGGCACGCCGCGCCCGCCCATCGCGATGCGGCCCTCGCGGGTGCGCTGCGCATAGCAATAGGCATGCGCGGCATCGCCGAAAAGCTCGGCCCCCGTCCAGCCGATCTCCTCCCAAAGCGCGGCGGGAAGCGGTTCGGTCACCACCATCGCGCTGTTGAGCGGCAGCCATTCGCGTTCCTGCCCGGGGATGCCATGGGTGAACCCCTCGGTCGCGCGCAGGATCCGCGGCGCCCGCACCGTGCCGCGCGCGGTCGTCACCCGCCCCGGGGCAAGGCCGGTCACGCAGGTGTCCTCGTAGATCGTCACCC
This DNA window, taken from Rhodobacter capsulatus SB 1003, encodes the following:
- a CDS encoding aldehyde dehydrogenase; translation: MTDTTLAYWQGLAEKLTLRTRHFIGGDYLPSADGRTFQTINPANGAVLAEVARGGQAEIDRAVSVARKVFRSGVWSKMEPRARMAVLEKFAALIEAHGEEFAVLDSLDMGKPVMDMMNIDVPFSATTIKFFGESIDKFHGQVTATATTALHYILNQPLGVVGIITPWNYPLMMAAWKLGPALATGNSVVLKPAEQSPLSACLLAELFIEAGGPPGVLNVVQGLGEEAGKALALHMDVDKIAFTGSTEVGKLLMIYAGQSNMKRVTTECGGKTPQIILGDWDDLDTAATYAVNGIFGNQGEVCNAGSRILVARELHDAFVEKFIATAKQNFILGDPLDPATTMGPLVTTDQQARVLGYIAKGRAEGAVLALGGGTPAGLSHGAYVEPTLFTGVNNAMTIAREEIFGPVGTIIPIDGLEDGLEIANDSPYGLAASVWTRDLAKAHTFGREMEAGVCWVNCFDHGDMTSLWGGFKQTGNGRDKCFEALSQYTQTKSVWINLG
- a CDS encoding ABC transporter permease, producing MKQLLWWQKGMVGFVFGVLAFLYLPIVVLVVFSFNDSKVTSFPLSGFTWHWYQAVFANAQMLTALKNSLIVATCATGLTLTIGTLAALVLDRHDFPGKGLFRNAILLPLSLPGLVTGIAMLNFYKQIGIPQSLTAVVIGHATALLGVVVSQVMARLAKTDHRLLEASADLGAGPVETFFRVTLPAIRPAILGAGLLSFTLSFDEIPVTYFLTGRDITLPIYIYSTLRRGITPEINAIGSLIVLVSLLLIILSVGLLRDRK
- a CDS encoding ABC transporter permease translates to MKRPSASMLLTAGLFSLPLGWALLLLIVPYLLMIAVGFWTRQFPLFVPDFQFGNYVQLFSDPQYTTVILRTLKIAAMVTACALILGYPLAYFLVFTIRSDRLRNLIYMAVIVPLWVSYLLRAYTWKIILGTDGALNSALIWLGLIDTPLDAFLYNQTAMVITLTYIFVPFMVMPIYAVLENIPKGLIEASEDLGIGPLGTFAHVIAPLSLGGVVAGAMMTFCLSFGDFVAPVLVGGPDGTMVANLLQTQFGAALNWPLGSALATLVLIMVLAILGLTGWAERASARNLR
- a CDS encoding ABC transporter ATP-binding protein, which codes for MSARPIVTLDGVTKSFGSFKALHETSFSIGEGEFVTLLGPSGCGKTTTLRLIGGFELPTTGKIGIAGQDVTSNPPYRRPVNTVFQDYALFPHMTVAENVAYGLTVRGSTVARSDIPRQVAEVLEMVGLSQMGGKRPGALSGGQKQRVAMARALIRKPRVLLLDEPLSALDVKLREVMQVELKRLHRELGITFLMVTHDQTEALALSNRIVVMEAGRIRQIGTPNDLYDRPATPYVADFIGATNLIEARYEGREAGFDVMSLPGGAKLRRKTAGNGGFHPGTDVLIGIRPEHLRPAAGDNLLQGRVVDTLFHGDSIRLEFLPDGATQPAFAQLPRGAALSADALMPGQPIRFAVAPEDVMLFAKVAA
- a CDS encoding ABC transporter substrate-binding protein, giving the protein MTRRRTARALTAFALATLPLGAAAGELNILTWEGYADPSFLKPFEEASGCAVSATYVGSNDDFAAKLAAGGGVYDVITPSLDTVSMMRLAGFVDPVDPATVTGAEGIYPEFAKHPEIVVEGETWAVPLIWGSVSVIYRPDKVTGTPDSIGLLFDPAYKGKISLWDDKSAIYWTARYLGFENIFDLSDAELEAVKAKLIAQKPLIRKYWSSAGELTDLMANNEVWVSNAWTGLTSKDVNALGKGFTVAEFSPKEKAEGWMDSMMLVKGTPNQECAVKFMSYMQSPEGQCGIAKSTGYFPVNPGAVSACMDAAMKAERKVDNIDFVKSLVMWQQPVRLDKYLEVWNAVKAAP
- a CDS encoding sigma 54-interacting transcriptional regulator: MRFYRSEPQAGLGRRRPGFIDDPGFPSFLNGLTDGAALVELDGRIRLVNAPMERLLRATRADLLGADLARHLRGTGRLAADLSEGLIRLRRTETTGTLPSGRAVSAQLSILRQDDDPYAALLTLRELGAHPVASPARGQFRLARDLAPQAPFVTSPARQALAERLEGALAQGLTVHLSGETGTGKTTLLTRALAGQGAPVATIFCAALDPASFEAELFGTGATDPGRIGRIEAAAGGTLVLEAVDLLPPALAGRLLATLDAVLDSGGTRIVSTATQPLWPLCANGTLPEALYFRLCDLTLTLPPLRAEPAFLAPFLDAWLAEINRARPRPLALSARFVKALAARPLPGNLREAIAALRCAALCAGTTAEPAHLPPARDMAAAPVPDRTGLPLKDLVREFEIRTIENSVADHGSKRSAAKALGIDVATLIRKMNRSRDTQPTRSETP
- a CDS encoding PAS domain-containing protein, giving the protein MTHSPPAFADLPLPVLALAAPGTARAANPAAALWLAARGLAAGGALSDLFAAEAADRLAAICAGREPAPQGFVARLQAEELPAALHCAPRDGGGLWLFVLRLTEPLPAAFAEPLDRLEILSQMIDAARDACWCIDFLDPVDLRRPEDEIVDQVFRNRARWRACNDAMAALYAVPADQDFNTQPVSRYFPETPVNRAMIRDLVRMGYRLDGAQAIDQRHDGTPMLVENDFRALIRDDQLIRLWGTTRDIGPSRARERAISAEAEVMRDILGAVPDPIFVLSEAGLVLATNAAAERALGGSGLLGAPFDSLAATRQAFARLCSAALEDSEAETELALREPDHPRAAWLFRVTLMPEGPRRYVLRGRRKTARRRASAGEPA
- a CDS encoding NAD(P)/FAD-dependent oxidoreductase, with the translated sequence MDVTTNGQVSFWFADIGGLPPRRAPLPGDLAVDVCIIGAGFTGLWSAYYLKQLAPSLSIAVLERDFAGFGASGRNGGWCSGEFGWSRGKYLQGGSRAGVIALERQLRDSVAEILRVCSAEAIAADIVKTDCLTFARNPAQLQRLRDTLAEERAWEIGPDRVELLDAAAAAARIRVPGVLGALVTHGVARVQPAKLVRGLAAAVERLGVTIYEDTCVTGLAPGRVTTARGTVRAPRILRATEGFTHGIPGQEREWLPLNSAMVVTEPLPAALWEEIGWTGAELFGDAAHAYCYAQRTREGRIAMGGRGVPYRFASRTDRNGQTQAATIAKLTEILYRMLPQVRGLRLDHAWCGVLGVPRDWCATVGLDPATGIGWAGGYVGLGVSTANLAGRTLADLVLGRDTDRTGLPWVNRHPRKWEPEPLRWLGVHGMYQLYALADRQEAAGGDPRTSPLARLANRLTGR